Proteins found in one Alicyclobacillus cycloheptanicus genomic segment:
- a CDS encoding MFS transporter, with protein MSNVPAKRWQYIIPIAALMYMLAYMDRINVSMILPYLSGSFHLGSAATGFASGVFFFGYMVLQIPGGYFASRWSAKRVVFILMMLWGLAAMATSLVQNTTQLYIMRFVLGVFEGGVWPAVLVLLASWFPQRERARANALWMACLPVSSIIMTPITGWLLTFASWREVFFIEGLPPIIWGIVWWFALSDRPSQARWISDAERTHIETVLAAEDQVKPESGGFRQALGSGMTWKLIAVYFCWITGFYGFSLWVPSVVKDFQGVTSSATVGWLSAIPFLFALVAMVANSAWSDKRGKRQAHITVPCIIAAISLILGQLIAHTPIVEMIFLVITAMAVYSPYGPFWAIPSSIIRMEIVGAAMGLINALGNLGGFLGPYLVGYVKQLTGSGYAGFFLLAAFLLATTVFVAFLRTDKRAQELEDSMTVAS; from the coding sequence ATGTCAAACGTGCCAGCCAAACGGTGGCAGTACATCATTCCCATTGCGGCACTTATGTACATGCTGGCATACATGGACCGGATCAACGTTTCCATGATTTTGCCCTATCTGAGCGGCAGCTTTCACCTCGGGAGTGCTGCAACCGGGTTCGCGTCCGGTGTATTTTTCTTCGGGTACATGGTCCTGCAGATTCCAGGGGGATACTTCGCCAGTCGTTGGAGTGCCAAGCGGGTCGTCTTCATCCTGATGATGTTGTGGGGCCTCGCTGCCATGGCAACGTCGCTCGTGCAAAATACGACGCAGCTCTACATCATGCGGTTTGTACTCGGCGTGTTTGAAGGGGGCGTTTGGCCGGCTGTTCTGGTCTTGTTGGCTTCCTGGTTCCCGCAGCGTGAACGAGCGCGCGCAAATGCACTGTGGATGGCATGTCTGCCGGTATCATCCATCATTATGACGCCCATCACAGGGTGGTTGTTAACGTTTGCAAGCTGGCGGGAAGTGTTTTTCATCGAAGGGCTGCCACCCATCATTTGGGGGATAGTCTGGTGGTTTGCGCTCTCTGACCGCCCGAGCCAAGCACGCTGGATTTCCGATGCGGAGCGCACGCACATTGAGACCGTGCTGGCGGCGGAGGATCAGGTGAAGCCGGAGAGCGGCGGCTTCCGGCAGGCACTCGGTTCGGGGATGACCTGGAAACTCATTGCGGTTTACTTTTGTTGGATCACGGGGTTTTACGGGTTCAGCTTATGGGTGCCCTCGGTGGTCAAGGACTTCCAGGGTGTCACGAGCTCGGCCACGGTTGGCTGGCTGTCTGCCATTCCGTTTTTGTTCGCGCTGGTCGCGATGGTGGCCAATTCGGCGTGGTCGGATAAACGTGGCAAGCGTCAGGCGCACATCACGGTTCCTTGTATCATCGCCGCGATCAGCCTGATTCTGGGCCAGCTCATCGCGCATACACCAATCGTGGAAATGATTTTCCTCGTGATTACGGCGATGGCGGTCTACAGCCCGTACGGTCCGTTTTGGGCGATTCCAAGTTCCATCATTCGGATGGAGATTGTAGGGGCTGCAATGGGGCTCATCAACGCGCTCGGCAACTTGGGCGGCTTCTTGGGCCCGTACCTCGTTGGATATGTCAAGCAGTTGACGGGCAGCGGCTATGCCGGCTTCTTCCTGCTGGCGGCCTTCCTCTTGGCAACCACCGTCTTTGTGGCCTTCCTTCGGACGGACAAGAGAGCGCAGGAGCTCGAGGATTCGATGACCGTCGCCAGCTGA
- a CDS encoding MFS transporter: MTNQTSSYIERGNPAFFRAMSALFAGGFTTFAILYSTQPLMPTLSRHFHVAPATASLSLSVTTATLSIAMVIAAGLSESIGRKRLMKWSLVLSSVLAILLAFSPNFGVLLALRTLQGIVLAGLPAIAMAYVSEEFAPQSLGVVMGMYISGTTVGGMVGRIAVGMLSDAFSWHVALAVIGVISLLCAIWFWVSLPLPTHFQPSPQRLGSLLQALWSQLRNPGLLCLYVIGFTLMGGFVTLYNYIGYLLMGPPYNLSQSAVGWIFIVYLMGTLSSTWMGRLADRHGRANMLVTSIAVMLCGLLVTLVPELAVKIVGIAVFTFGFFGGHSIASGWVGRRATHSKAQASSLYLLFYYIGSSVMGALGGIFWSRFAWNGVVAMIGLLIVCALGFALFVPRVRSQGGAAA; the protein is encoded by the coding sequence ATGACCAACCAGACTTCATCGTACATTGAACGCGGTAATCCTGCCTTTTTTCGGGCCATGTCCGCCCTGTTTGCGGGCGGATTTACGACATTCGCCATCCTGTACAGCACGCAGCCGCTGATGCCGACGCTGTCCCGTCACTTTCATGTCGCACCCGCGACGGCCAGTTTGTCCCTGTCTGTTACGACAGCCACCTTGTCCATCGCGATGGTCATCGCGGCCGGTTTGTCCGAGTCCATTGGCCGCAAGCGGCTGATGAAATGGTCGCTCGTCCTGTCTTCGGTGCTCGCCATTCTCTTGGCGTTCAGCCCGAACTTTGGGGTGCTCCTGGCGCTGCGAACCCTCCAGGGCATTGTGCTGGCCGGGCTCCCCGCCATCGCCATGGCCTACGTGAGTGAGGAATTTGCCCCGCAAAGCCTCGGCGTGGTGATGGGCATGTACATCAGCGGCACAACGGTCGGCGGCATGGTGGGCCGCATCGCAGTGGGTATGCTCTCAGACGCCTTCTCCTGGCATGTGGCGCTGGCGGTCATCGGGGTCATCAGCTTGCTCTGCGCCATCTGGTTCTGGGTGAGCCTGCCCCTGCCGACGCATTTTCAGCCCAGCCCACAACGCCTGGGCTCCCTGCTGCAGGCACTGTGGTCGCAGCTGCGCAATCCAGGCCTCCTCTGCCTCTATGTGATTGGCTTCACCTTGATGGGTGGATTTGTCACATTATACAACTACATCGGCTACCTGCTGATGGGCCCTCCCTACAACTTGAGCCAATCCGCGGTCGGGTGGATTTTCATCGTGTACCTCATGGGCACGCTCAGTTCCACCTGGATGGGCCGGCTGGCCGACCGCCACGGACGCGCAAACATGCTGGTGACCAGCATTGCCGTGATGCTGTGCGGGCTTCTCGTCACCTTGGTGCCCGAACTGGCCGTGAAAATCGTAGGCATCGCGGTGTTCACCTTCGGCTTTTTCGGTGGACACTCCATCGCCAGCGGCTGGGTCGGCCGGCGGGCAACGCACAGCAAGGCACAGGCGTCGTCCCTGTACCTGCTGTTCTATTACATTGGTTCGAGTGTCATGGGCGCGCTCGGCGGGATTTTCTGGAGTCGCTTTGCATGGAACGGCGTCGTCGCCATGATTGGGCTGTTGATTGTCTGTGCGCTGGGATTCGCGCTTTTCGTGCCCCGCGTTCGCAGCCAAGGCGGAGCCGCAGCATGA
- a CDS encoding mechanosensitive ion channel family protein produces MHYVNQNVTGLEHAAWDAVKIILLFVAAQIIIRVLYRLCNRLLQIRTRIDERRRNTLAALFQNVARYTVYFILVLTILPIFGVHIEALLAGAGVAGIAIAFGAQNLLKDIFNGLFILFEDQYGVGDYVLINGSVGSTTGISGQVRTIGVRITVIKVWTGELVFIPNGQIIQVTNYSKENSIAVVDVDVGKTANTSQAIDIMQRIMEQLKRENPNIVGPIASLGIQAVTDTGFTLRATAECAPYTQFGVVREAQQRIHQAFLDHGVELPAQKVVYVPDTGAPPTA; encoded by the coding sequence GTGCATTACGTAAACCAAAATGTAACGGGACTGGAGCATGCAGCATGGGACGCCGTCAAAATCATCCTGCTGTTCGTTGCGGCACAAATCATCATCCGAGTGCTCTATCGCCTGTGCAACCGACTGCTTCAAATTCGGACCCGCATCGACGAACGACGCCGGAACACGCTCGCGGCGCTCTTTCAAAATGTAGCGCGGTACACGGTTTATTTTATTCTGGTGCTCACCATTCTCCCGATTTTCGGCGTCCACATTGAGGCCTTGCTGGCTGGTGCAGGGGTTGCCGGTATCGCCATCGCGTTTGGCGCCCAAAACCTGCTCAAGGATATTTTTAATGGTCTCTTCATCCTGTTTGAAGACCAGTACGGCGTCGGAGATTATGTGCTGATCAACGGCAGCGTCGGCAGCACCACTGGCATTTCCGGGCAGGTTCGTACCATCGGCGTGCGCATCACTGTCATCAAAGTCTGGACCGGCGAGCTGGTCTTCATCCCCAACGGGCAAATCATACAGGTCACAAATTATTCAAAAGAAAATTCCATTGCCGTTGTCGATGTGGACGTTGGGAAAACGGCGAATACGTCGCAGGCGATTGACATCATGCAACGCATCATGGAACAACTCAAGCGCGAAAACCCCAATATCGTCGGCCCCATCGCGAGCCTCGGAATTCAGGCCGTGACCGACACGGGCTTCACGCTTCGCGCAACCGCCGAGTGTGCCCCGTATACCCAATTTGGGGTGGTTCGCGAAGCCCAGCAGCGCATTCATCAAGCCTTTCTCGACCACGGAGTGGAACTGCCTGCCCAAAAGGTGGTGTACGTCCCGGATACGGGCGCGCCGCCAACAGCCTAG
- a CDS encoding Dam family site-specific DNA-(adenine-N6)-methyltransferase translates to MKPFLKWAGNKYRILHRIQQLLPRGQRLIEPFAGSAAVFLNTTFPQYVLNDANADLMNVYQTLKQYGRVYIQACQSLFKPEHNVAEVYYAYREEFNSTSDSFRKAVLFVYLNRHGYNGLCRYNKDGRFNVPFGRYRNPYFPLEEMLAFHRKAQFADLRCEDFETVMLQARPGDVVYCDPPYVPLSNTANFTSYHASGFGLEQQQRLAQLARTLAEHGIPVLISNHYNEFTRVTYASAAITAFHVPRFISCNGAKRQPAPELLALFDVPAYMQTAVLS, encoded by the coding sequence ATGAAGCCATTCCTGAAATGGGCAGGCAACAAATACCGGATCCTTCATAGAATCCAGCAATTGCTGCCGCGCGGACAACGGCTCATCGAGCCGTTCGCCGGATCGGCGGCTGTATTTCTCAACACAACTTTTCCGCAGTACGTCCTCAACGACGCCAACGCGGACCTCATGAATGTGTACCAAACCCTGAAACAGTATGGCAGGGTGTACATCCAAGCATGCCAGTCCTTGTTCAAGCCCGAACACAATGTCGCGGAAGTCTACTACGCGTATCGGGAGGAGTTCAATTCCACGTCAGATTCGTTCCGCAAAGCGGTTCTCTTTGTCTACCTCAATCGGCACGGGTATAACGGTCTGTGCCGGTACAACAAGGACGGCCGGTTTAACGTTCCCTTCGGCCGCTATCGAAATCCTTACTTCCCCCTGGAAGAAATGCTGGCCTTTCACCGCAAAGCACAATTCGCGGATTTGCGCTGTGAAGACTTCGAAACTGTGATGCTGCAGGCTCGCCCAGGGGATGTGGTGTACTGTGACCCGCCCTATGTACCGCTCTCCAACACCGCGAACTTCACCAGCTACCACGCTTCGGGCTTCGGTCTGGAGCAGCAGCAGCGACTGGCCCAGCTTGCCAGAACATTGGCCGAGCACGGGATTCCCGTGCTGATTTCCAATCACTACAACGAATTCACACGAGTCACGTACGCGTCCGCAGCCATCACCGCGTTTCACGTTCCGCGGTTCATCAGCTGCAATGGCGCCAAACGGCAGCCGGCCCCGGAACTCCTGGCACTGTTTGACGTGCCCGCATACATGCAAACCGCTGTGTTATCATGA
- a CDS encoding MFS transporter codes for MFIVASLLNAVGSALLWPLITIYVHNVLHRSYGEAGFVLFCQSLASVVGQFIGGALFHRLGAKRLIVGSLLLNGFAQLSLIVAKTWDPYIAMMVANGLLNALTMPAVNAFVGFRWREQRYRLFNAIYVFNNIGVAIGTSLAGLLAALSFNLTFFFDGMTTIGFGVFFYVYLRHIGFEEADTLQVDVGMQTGDAGIGMLLRDYRLYLFIALGSMMLSIATSTWSSGVAPYLNQLGRSPAAFSFLWTANGIVILIGQPFISLLNRFITKSLYARLISSGIFYTLGFTFLWLFHGSYVLMIVSMVISTFGEMHIAPTSPALITQTTGRSAPFYLGVVGGVGNVGRLVGPLMFGNIFDFFGVVPILVIASAASLVSTVSFCVHRFLRPRSVPMRSDTSAM; via the coding sequence TTGTTCATTGTCGCAAGCTTGTTGAACGCGGTCGGGAGCGCTTTGCTGTGGCCGCTCATTACGATTTATGTACATAATGTCCTGCATCGGTCGTACGGCGAGGCGGGCTTTGTGCTGTTCTGTCAATCCTTGGCCAGCGTGGTCGGCCAATTCATCGGAGGCGCCTTGTTTCACCGCCTTGGCGCCAAACGGCTGATTGTGGGCTCATTGCTGCTGAATGGCTTTGCCCAGCTCAGTTTGATTGTCGCAAAGACCTGGGACCCCTACATTGCGATGATGGTGGCGAACGGCCTCTTAAATGCGCTTACCATGCCTGCCGTCAACGCGTTTGTCGGCTTTCGCTGGCGTGAGCAGCGGTACCGACTCTTCAACGCCATTTACGTGTTCAACAACATCGGCGTCGCGATTGGCACGTCGCTGGCGGGACTGCTGGCCGCGCTTTCGTTCAATTTGACGTTTTTCTTTGACGGGATGACCACCATCGGTTTCGGTGTGTTCTTTTATGTCTACCTTCGTCACATCGGGTTTGAGGAAGCAGACACGCTGCAGGTCGATGTGGGGATGCAAACGGGCGACGCGGGCATTGGCATGTTACTGCGGGACTATCGCCTGTATTTGTTCATTGCGCTTGGCAGCATGATGCTCTCCATCGCGACGTCGACGTGGAGCTCGGGTGTCGCACCGTATCTGAATCAACTGGGCCGGTCTCCCGCGGCGTTCAGTTTTCTGTGGACGGCGAACGGCATCGTGATTCTCATTGGACAGCCCTTCATTTCGCTGCTCAACCGCTTCATCACCAAATCGCTGTACGCGCGTTTGATTTCGAGCGGCATTTTCTACACGCTCGGCTTTACCTTTCTCTGGCTCTTCCATGGCAGCTATGTATTGATGATTGTCAGCATGGTGATCAGCACTTTTGGAGAAATGCACATCGCGCCAACGTCGCCTGCGCTCATCACGCAAACGACGGGGCGGTCCGCGCCGTTCTACCTGGGCGTCGTTGGCGGTGTGGGCAATGTTGGCCGTCTGGTCGGCCCCTTGATGTTCGGCAACATCTTCGATTTCTTTGGCGTGGTGCCGATTCTGGTCATCGCGTCCGCCGCGTCACTGGTGTCGACGGTCTCCTTTTGCGTGCATCGGTTTCTGCGGCCGCGCTCCGTTCCAATGCGTTCTGACACGAGCGCGATGTAA
- the paaI gene encoding hydroxyphenylacetyl-CoA thioesterase PaaI produces the protein MADQTPAVSPEEVTGFDPFSKLLGIEVVRVAEGQATVQMRLREDMANVHGTPHGGAVFTLADTALAIASNSHGVAAVALDVTITFCRPAPIGSLLTATAVEDNLTRSTGLYTINITSDTGKLIATARGTVFRTGKSTAAPAP, from the coding sequence ATGGCAGACCAGACCCCAGCCGTCTCACCGGAGGAAGTAACCGGATTCGACCCGTTTTCCAAGCTGCTTGGGATTGAAGTCGTCCGCGTGGCCGAAGGACAAGCCACCGTACAGATGCGGCTGCGCGAGGATATGGCGAACGTGCACGGAACGCCGCACGGCGGGGCGGTGTTTACGCTGGCGGATACGGCGCTGGCCATTGCCAGTAATTCGCACGGCGTCGCGGCTGTCGCACTCGACGTCACCATCACATTCTGTCGTCCGGCGCCCATCGGCAGCCTGCTGACGGCAACCGCCGTCGAGGACAACCTCACCCGCAGCACGGGGCTTTACACGATCAACATCACCAGCGACACCGGAAAGCTCATCGCGACCGCGCGCGGGACCGTCTTCCGCACGGGAAAATCCACCGCGGCGCCTGCCCCGTGA
- a CDS encoding isochorismatase family cysteine hydrolase, whose product MKAALLVMDLQNGIVSRFGGTQTVLAPFLNAVEAARQHNIPVIFVRVGFREGYPEVSPRNKSFASVLESGGMTITDASTQIHEAFGRRPSEPIVTKYRVSAFAGSTLETILRAQQIDTLILSGIATSGVVLSTVREAADKDYALTVLSDACLDMDPDVHRVLIEKVFPRQAHVVTVDQWIDSLQHA is encoded by the coding sequence ATGAAGGCAGCGCTCTTAGTGATGGACCTGCAAAACGGCATTGTCTCGAGATTCGGCGGCACCCAAACCGTCTTAGCGCCGTTTCTCAACGCGGTCGAAGCCGCTCGGCAGCACAACATTCCGGTGATTTTTGTTCGCGTGGGATTTCGCGAAGGATACCCTGAAGTGAGTCCGCGCAACAAATCCTTTGCCAGCGTGCTAGAATCTGGCGGCATGACCATCACCGATGCGAGCACACAAATCCACGAAGCATTCGGGCGCCGCCCCTCTGAACCCATCGTCACCAAGTACCGCGTCAGCGCCTTTGCCGGCAGCACACTGGAAACGATTCTCCGCGCGCAGCAAATTGACACCCTGATTTTGAGCGGCATTGCGACCAGCGGCGTGGTTTTGTCGACCGTGCGCGAAGCGGCGGACAAAGACTATGCATTGACCGTGCTCTCCGACGCGTGTCTTGATATGGATCCCGACGTTCACCGCGTCCTCATCGAAAAGGTCTTCCCCCGTCAGGCGCACGTAGTCACCGTGGACCAATGGATTGACAGCTTGCAGCACGCCTGA
- a CDS encoding SGNH/GDSL hydrolase family protein: MRWFPSVVMLASACAGLWIGEPVQQAAEAPIRVMFIGGSAAHGWKAVHNQSYLKRAFQETSEKMGQPVQIFDHTIPGETVPGLSLKTYEHWLKTERPDIVVLSWGLLNDVHQRTPLSTFDAAIRGEIEQALQAHAVVLMVTPPVTKASTASAWPLESAYMADEMRAAASFHSPNLYQFDLFQQMKEALQAAGQTVEPYAADGAHPNTAGHALAGRLLANDFLQRFGSSFPTFQAERSRQT; this comes from the coding sequence GTGCGTTGGTTCCCTTCCGTGGTGATGCTTGCGAGCGCTTGTGCGGGGTTATGGATTGGCGAACCCGTCCAGCAAGCAGCCGAGGCGCCTATTCGAGTGATGTTCATTGGCGGGTCGGCAGCACATGGCTGGAAGGCGGTCCACAACCAGAGTTACTTGAAGCGTGCTTTTCAGGAGACCTCCGAAAAGATGGGCCAGCCCGTGCAGATTTTCGACCATACGATTCCTGGCGAAACCGTTCCTGGGTTGTCCCTCAAGACGTATGAACACTGGTTGAAGACAGAGCGGCCGGACATCGTGGTCCTGTCCTGGGGACTGCTCAACGACGTCCACCAGCGGACGCCGCTGTCCACCTTTGATGCGGCGATCCGCGGTGAGATTGAGCAGGCACTGCAGGCGCACGCGGTCGTGTTGATGGTCACTCCGCCGGTCACGAAGGCGTCCACCGCTTCCGCCTGGCCACTGGAGTCCGCCTACATGGCGGACGAGATGCGTGCCGCTGCCAGCTTTCACAGCCCAAACCTCTACCAATTTGATTTGTTCCAGCAGATGAAAGAGGCACTGCAGGCCGCTGGACAGACCGTCGAGCCCTACGCCGCGGACGGGGCGCATCCGAACACGGCCGGGCACGCGCTGGCCGGCCGCCTGCTGGCGAATGACTTCCTGCAGCGGTTCGGTTCAAGCTTTCCAACCTTTCAGGCGGAACGTTCGCGGCAAACCTGA
- a CDS encoding thiamine phosphate synthase yields MNAVLHVISDRKRHHLPLCEALVEAAAGGADVIQVREKKAPAAETYDLVLKLQAAFAARCLTADIFVNDRTDIAISADLNGVHLAAKSLPIAAVHKLRAKTGWHGKIGCSVHRVEEAVQAEAAGADYVTFGHIFASASHPGLPPQGLRALERVVEAVSIPVIAIGGISAQNVGDVLATGCSGIAVIGAVLEAEHPQLAARALKRAMEAANPSPKVPFHSPLAGRM; encoded by the coding sequence ATGAACGCTGTCTTGCATGTCATTAGTGATCGAAAGCGGCATCATCTGCCGCTGTGTGAGGCGCTTGTGGAGGCGGCGGCAGGCGGGGCAGATGTCATTCAAGTCCGCGAGAAGAAAGCGCCGGCCGCGGAGACCTATGATTTGGTGCTGAAACTTCAAGCAGCATTTGCGGCGCGGTGTCTCACCGCCGACATCTTTGTCAACGACCGAACAGACATCGCGATTTCGGCTGATTTGAACGGGGTTCACCTGGCGGCCAAGTCTTTGCCGATTGCTGCTGTACATAAGCTCCGGGCGAAAACCGGGTGGCATGGGAAGATTGGCTGCTCCGTTCACAGGGTCGAGGAAGCCGTGCAGGCCGAAGCGGCGGGTGCAGACTACGTCACGTTCGGCCACATCTTCGCGAGCGCATCCCATCCGGGGCTGCCGCCGCAGGGCCTGCGTGCACTAGAGCGCGTCGTCGAGGCGGTGTCCATCCCTGTCATCGCGATCGGCGGCATCAGTGCGCAAAACGTTGGCGATGTGCTGGCCACCGGGTGCAGCGGGATCGCGGTGATTGGCGCCGTGCTGGAGGCGGAACACCCGCAGCTGGCTGCCCGTGCACTGAAACGGGCCATGGAGGCGGCGAATCCTTCACCGAAGGTGCCGTTTCACAGCCCCCTGGCCGGCCGCATGTAG
- the thiO gene encoding glycine oxidase ThiO, whose amino-acid sequence MAHSFDVIVVGGGVIGSTIAWELAKTGRNVLLLERNHIGAEASSAAAGMLGAQLEVNQPGAFSQLCLESRARYPAFVDELYEETGIDPQLTHNGIVQLAYSEDEVEALQAKMRWQVESGARAIWLSGAEAAAEEPGISECLGALLLPDDSNVNAPLLMQALARAVKRRAVVEEGAEVFAIQHCASGGYEVSTQGGRAFAPVVVAANGAWASRLLGSLGMSVEVQPVKGQLLSIRPRRARALVRTLFSRHAYLVPKRDGTIVVGATEDRAAGFNRDVTIDAIAALLAHVQRIVPVLRDAGFEQSWVGLRPGSSDGLPWIGEVPDHPGLYAAVGHFRNGMLLAPVTGAMLVHAVEHVPWPSHWEVFRARRRTSERGESAHEHLGQR is encoded by the coding sequence TTGGCGCATTCGTTTGATGTCATTGTCGTCGGCGGCGGCGTGATTGGCAGCACGATTGCATGGGAACTGGCAAAGACGGGTCGCAACGTGCTCTTGCTGGAGCGAAATCACATCGGCGCGGAAGCCTCCAGCGCTGCCGCGGGGATGCTGGGGGCGCAGCTGGAAGTCAATCAACCCGGTGCCTTCTCCCAACTCTGTCTGGAAAGCCGAGCGCGCTATCCGGCGTTTGTGGATGAGTTGTATGAAGAAACAGGCATCGACCCGCAATTGACGCACAACGGAATTGTTCAACTGGCGTACTCGGAAGATGAAGTTGAGGCGCTGCAAGCGAAAATGCGTTGGCAAGTCGAATCTGGCGCACGCGCCATTTGGCTGAGCGGCGCAGAAGCTGCGGCCGAGGAGCCGGGCATCTCCGAGTGTCTCGGTGCGCTGCTGCTGCCGGACGACAGCAACGTCAATGCGCCGTTGCTGATGCAGGCATTGGCGCGAGCGGTCAAACGGCGGGCGGTGGTTGAGGAGGGCGCCGAGGTCTTTGCGATCCAGCATTGCGCCAGCGGCGGCTACGAGGTGTCCACGCAAGGCGGTCGCGCTTTCGCACCCGTTGTCGTCGCAGCGAATGGGGCGTGGGCCAGCCGGCTGCTGGGCTCGCTCGGGATGTCCGTCGAAGTCCAGCCCGTGAAAGGGCAGCTCCTGTCGATTCGGCCGCGCCGTGCCCGCGCACTGGTGCGCACCTTGTTCAGTCGGCACGCTTACCTCGTTCCGAAGCGGGACGGGACGATTGTGGTCGGTGCGACGGAAGACCGCGCTGCCGGGTTCAACCGCGACGTCACGATTGACGCCATCGCTGCGCTCTTGGCCCATGTGCAGCGCATCGTGCCGGTCCTTCGCGATGCGGGTTTTGAACAAAGCTGGGTCGGACTGCGCCCCGGGTCGTCTGACGGCCTGCCTTGGATTGGCGAAGTTCCGGACCATCCCGGGCTTTATGCGGCGGTGGGCCACTTCCGCAATGGCATGCTGCTTGCGCCGGTGACGGGCGCCATGCTGGTACATGCGGTTGAGCATGTGCCATGGCCGTCCCATTGGGAGGTCTTTCGCGCCCGTCGCCGGACTTCGGAGCGAGGTGAATCCGCACATGAACATTTGGGTCAACGGTAA
- the thiS gene encoding sulfur carrier protein ThiS: MNIWVNGKERTVSEHITVAELITELELTHERIAVEHNRTILSRTEFSTVTLQDGDVLEIVRFVGGG; this comes from the coding sequence ATGAACATTTGGGTCAACGGTAAGGAGCGAACCGTATCGGAACACATCACGGTGGCAGAGCTCATCACGGAACTGGAGTTGACGCACGAACGCATCGCGGTGGAGCACAACCGTACGATTCTCAGCAGAACCGAGTTTTCGACGGTCACGCTGCAGGACGGCGACGTATTGGAAATCGTCCGCTTTGTGGGCGGGGGTTGA
- a CDS encoding thiazole synthase: protein MDALTIAGRTFRSRLMVGTGKYRTFAQMRDALAASGAEIVTVAVRRVNLEAREESLLAYIDTDKYFLLPNTAGCQTAEEAVRTARLARAAGFSNWVKLEVIPADGTLLPDPIATVEAAEALVKEGFVVLPYTTDDHTVARRLLDVGCATVMPYGSAIGTGQGLPNPERLQRIIEVVGGRVPVVIDAGIGAPSDAALAMELGADAVLVNTAIAQAVDPVKMARAMSLGVEAGRLAYLAGRIPRTATASPSSPETGLVGSQG, encoded by the coding sequence ATGGATGCATTGACAATTGCGGGCCGCACCTTTCGCTCCCGACTCATGGTCGGGACAGGGAAGTATCGTACGTTTGCACAAATGCGTGACGCGCTTGCGGCGTCCGGGGCCGAAATCGTGACGGTCGCCGTCCGCAGAGTGAATTTGGAAGCGCGCGAAGAGTCGCTGCTCGCCTATATTGACACTGACAAGTATTTTCTGCTGCCCAACACGGCTGGCTGCCAAACCGCCGAGGAAGCGGTGCGGACGGCGCGACTGGCGCGCGCCGCAGGATTTTCCAATTGGGTGAAGCTGGAGGTCATTCCTGCAGACGGCACCTTGCTGCCCGACCCGATTGCGACGGTTGAAGCCGCGGAAGCGTTGGTCAAGGAAGGGTTTGTCGTTTTACCGTATACGACGGATGACCACACCGTGGCGCGGCGCCTGCTGGATGTCGGCTGCGCAACCGTGATGCCGTACGGGTCAGCCATTGGAACGGGCCAGGGGCTGCCCAATCCGGAGCGCCTCCAGCGCATCATCGAGGTCGTGGGCGGTCGTGTCCCAGTCGTGATCGACGCGGGAATAGGGGCGCCCTCTGATGCGGCCCTGGCCATGGAACTTGGCGCGGACGCTGTGCTGGTGAATACGGCGATCGCACAAGCGGTCGACCCGGTCAAGATGGCGCGGGCTATGTCGCTGGGGGTCGAGGCTGGCAGGCTGGCTTATCTGGCCGGGCGCATTCCGCGGACGGCAACCGCCTCGCCGAGCAGCCCGGAAACGGGATTGGTTGGCAGCCAGGGTTGA